Proteins encoded in a region of the Magallana gigas chromosome 8, xbMagGiga1.1, whole genome shotgun sequence genome:
- the LOC105345023 gene encoding probable G-protein coupled receptor No18 codes for MSTREEASMVGGNGSASNMTDDATFVNSGEDYILTFLMIVTIAVTIVGNIFVVQAILTYKPLRNVQNLFLISLAVADLAVAIIVMPLHIANKLQGNWTFGGPLCNFWVTCDVLLCTASILNLCVIALDRYFAIHDPLSYAQKRTITRVLLMIVAAWVASSIISVPPLFGWIDSPENSLYKEKTKQCSLTAERGYIIYSSFGSFFIPLTIMTFVYIKIFFATRERLRKRAKASAASKMALLKTRSLPSPNLTVEQLSEDSNENNENHNREFSYNATPNHSALLLNERITENANTMQNFFDQRQKISLSKERKAARTLGIIVGAFILCWLPFFIMYVTVPFCSSCNLTPGVELGMTFLGYVNSALNPVIYTVFNVDFRKAFTYLVGKHIKCQRNSRNANLHRNVVNMRS; via the coding sequence ATGAGTACGAGAGAAGAAGCCAGCATGGTTGGGGGGAACGGTTCGGCTTCCAATATGACGGACGATGCTACTTTTGTGAACTCTGGTGAAGACTACATACTTACATTTCTCATGATTGTGACCATAGCAGTAACGATAGTCGGCAATATTTTCGTGGTCCAGGCCATCCTCACATACAAACCTTTACGCAACGTGCAAAACTTGTTTTTGATTTCTCTAGCGGTGGCAGATTTGGCCGTGGCTATCATAGTCATGCCCCTACACATCGCCAACAAACTGCAAGGGAACTGGACTTTTGGTGGACCTTTGTGTAACTTCTGGGTCACCTGTGACGTATTATTGTGCACCGCGTCGATCTTGAACCTCTGTGTTATTGCATTAGACAGGTACTTCGCCATTCACGACCCTCTTAGTTACGCTCAGAAACGCACAATTACACGCGTTTTGCTCATGATAGTGGCAGCCTGGGTAGCCAGTTCCATCATCAGCGTGCCACCTCTATTCGGGTGGATAGACAGTCCAGAGAATAGTTTATACAAAGAAAAGACGAAGCAGTGCAGCTTAACCGCCGAAAGAGGATATATAATATACTCCTCCTTCGGATCATTTTTCATTCCCCTCACCATTAtgacttttgtttacattaaaattttctttgcgACCAGGGAGCGGCTACGAAAAAGGGCCAAAGCATCAGCTGCTTCCAAGATGGCGCTTTTAAAGACCAGATCCCTACCATCTCCGAATCTAACGGTGGAGCAGCTATCCGAAGACAGCAATGAAAACAATGAGAACCACAACCGAGAGTTTAGCTACAATGCAACGCCAAACCACTCAGCCCTGCTTCTAAACGAAAGAATAACCGAAAATGCCAACACCATGCAAAACTTTTTTGACCAAAGGCAAAAGATATCTTTGTCAAAAGAGCGAAAAGCTGCAAGAACGCTTGGAATAATAGTGGGAGCGTTCATCCTTTGTTGGCTGCCGTTTTTCATCATGTATGTGACTGTTCCCTTTTGTAGCTCTTGCAATTTGACTCCAGGTGTGGAGCTGGGGATGACATTTCTCGGATACGTGAATTCAGCTCTCAATCCCGTCATATATACCGTGTTCAATGTTGACTTTAGAAAAGCATTTACATATTTAGTTGGGAAGCACATCAAATGCCAGAGGAACTCACGAAATGCAAATTTGCATCGAAATGTGGTAAATATGAGAAGTTag